The Neosynechococcus sphagnicola sy1 genome segment GGCTTGCAGGGCTGCGGTCTGAGAAAGATCAAAGTTGGCACCCTGGGCGATCGCATGGTCGGGGAAATCAGGGGGGTAGGTGAGGGGCACCAGGGTTTGGGTCACCCCCAGTTGAGCCAGTTCCCGATTTAACCAGTCGAATCCTGCGGCGAGGGTCTGCTGGTCTAAGTCCAGGGCCGCGATCGCTACGCCTTGGAGATCCCAGATCATCACCGTCAAGGTGGAGGGATGGAGGGCGATCCGAAACGGTGTCTGAGCAGGAATCAAGGCACCGACAAAGGCCGATTGATCCAGATCCCAGGAGAGGCTGGCTTGGCTGGCATCGGGTTGGGCGGGAGTCAGAGTCTCCCCTGCTGCCGCCACCAACTGCACCGCGTAGTGCAGTTGGAGTCTTGCCTCCGTGAGGTCTGAGGGGGAATGTTCCCCTATTGTTTTCCAGGTGATGTTTTGCATCATCGTCTCCTTATTTCCAGCGATCGAGGAGGTGATCCCCCACCCGCAGGGCATTGGCAATAATGGTCAGGGTTGGATTCACTGCCCCACTGGAACAGAAGAAGCTGCCATCGACGACATAGAGATTGTCAATATCGTGGGTACGGCAGTTGAGATCGAGGACGGAGGTGGTCGGATCTTCCCCAAAGCGGCAGGTGCCAACCTGGTGGCCGACCCCATCTAGGGGCAATTTCCCCGTATAGGTTTTCCCCGCACCCACGAAATAGGAACAGTTGGGCATGATTTCTTGACCGCATTCAATGGATTTGAGAATTTCAATCCAGCGTTGCTCTAGGCGATCGTAGGGTTCAGTGTTGTTCTCGGTGTAGTCGAGAATAATTTTGTCGCCATCGACGCGGATGCGGTTCTCGGGATCGGGGAGGTCTTCAACGGTCAGCCACCAATCGATGGAATGGGAGGCCACCTGCTCTGGGGTCAGGGGAGCATAGGCTTCCGCATTGCCTTCCAAGGCTTCTTTGCTCACCTTGCCCAAGGTTTGAATTTGTCCCAGGGGGTAGTCGTATCCGTCTTCCCCCCAATAGAAGTCGTTGATGGAGAGGGTTTTCTGAAAGGCTGTGGGGTTGGGCTGTTTTGAGACACCAATCACCGATCCCAGCACATGTTTCATAAAGTTGCGCCCCAAAAGCCCGGAGCTGTTGGCCAGTCCTTGCGGATGCTGCTCGTTGGCAGACTTGAGCATCACCACCGTGGAATTAATGGCTCCACAGGCGATCGCCACCAGATCTCCCGAAAACTGCTGCACCTGCACCGCTCCCGATTCAGGATCCCGGATCTCAACCTCCACTCGGTCGATGGCGCGTCCAGAAGGGCTCGTGAGTAACTTCAGCACCTTGGCCTCCGTTAACAGGGTGACATTCGCCTGCCCCATCCAGGGTCGAACCACA includes the following:
- a CDS encoding GMC family oxidoreductase, with amino-acid sequence MAPEPGGVTLVYRLATSGKKILVLERGPFLPREKANWDTKTVFNSDRYHHPEVWYDRNGKEVHPGMSYFVGGSIPRSMVPPSFASGKRTLKPTPTRMASPPPWPLKYRDFEPYYVEAETLYQVHGQSGEDPTEPFRSQEYPYPAVSHEPRIQEISDILRGQGLHPYHTPVGIRLNEAQRYLSECIRCNTCDGFPCLVHAKSDAEVSVVRPWMGQANVTLLTEAKVLKLLTSPSGRAIDRVEVEIRDPESGAVQVQQFSGDLVAIACGAINSTVVMLKSANEQHPQGLANSSGLLGRNFMKHVLGSVIGVSKQPNPTAFQKTLSINDFYWGEDGYDYPLGQIQTLGKVSKEALEGNAEAYAPLTPEQVASHSIDWWLTVEDLPDPENRIRVDGDKIILDYTENNTEPYDRLEQRWIEILKSIECGQEIMPNCSYFVGAGKTYTGKLPLDGVGHQVGTCRFGEDPTTSVLDLNCRTHDIDNLYVVDGSFFCSSGAVNPTLTIIANALRVGDHLLDRWK